One window from the genome of Schistocerca piceifrons isolate TAMUIC-IGC-003096 chromosome 1, iqSchPice1.1, whole genome shotgun sequence encodes:
- the LOC124800902 gene encoding uncharacterized protein LOC124800902 isoform X3: MLLQDFPDEILLEIFSRLPVKDIATCALYVCKRWKAVCRSSALWKGREYRLTDKKRKCEIVEVAKLIPHLTTLFVGTGTKFCVWFTGCNVLLSSGVDFEIIRDLVWSCNISNITVPRGLFSPDLFPKLLDDDKKLRYLTVKHDPMMYNTPGETLPLLLRQGSLSELKILHIHGARSITVDTVLQLCQHCPHLEELALHELSQASDHVLQNLQLCPKLRLLEITQSNSLRDLSFLKSCPNLLELDLTMCYSLQPSSFQHLLHLKKLKWFHMRHCRAIGLPLAAMAEYLVHLKIIDLFYSAGFSENELKKLQMIAPHIIVLQGPFDHR, from the coding sequence ATGCTGCTTCAGGACTTCCCTGATGAAATACTGCTTGAAATTTTCTCACGACTTCCAGTTAAAGATATAGCTACATGTGCTCTTTATGTTTGTAAACGCTGGAAAGCCGTGTGTAGGAGTTCAGCCCTCTGGAAAGGGCGAGAATATCGGTTAACAGACAAAAAAAGGAAATGTGAGATTGTGGAAGTAGCCAAACTTATTCCACACCTGACAACACTTTTTGTAGGGACAGGTACAAAATTCTGTGTTTGGTTTACTGGTTGCAATGTGCTTCTTTCATCAGGTGTTGATTTTGAAATAATTAGGGATTTAGTTTGGAGTTGTAATATTAGTAACATAACAGTTCCAAGAGGTCTCTTCAGTCCTGATTTGTTTCCAAAGCTGCTTGATGATGATAAGAAACTCAGATATTTAACTGTGAAACATGATCCAATGATGTATAACACTCCAGGTGAAACTCTACCACTTTTACTAAGACAGGGGTCACTGTCAGAGTTGAAAATACTTCACATACATGGTGCCCGAAGTATTACTGTTGACACTGTCCTTCAGTTGTGCCAGCACTGTCCCCATCTTGAAGAACTGGCGTTACATGAATTAAGTCAGGCCTCAGACCATGTGTTACAGAATTTACAACTGTGCCCTAAACTTCGCTTACTGGAAATCACACAGTCTAACTCACTTCGTgatctttcatttttaaaatcttgTCCAAACCTGTTGGAATTGGATCTTACTATGTGCTACTCTTTACAGCCCTCCTCTTTTCAGCATTTGCTACACCTGAAAAAGTTGAAATGGTTTCATATGAGGCACTGTAGAGCAATTGGTTTACCACTTGCTGCCATGGCTGAATATCTTGTTCACTTAAAGATTATTGACTTGTTTTATTCTGCTGGTTTTAgtgaaaatgaactgaaaaaacTACAGATGATAGCTCCACACATAATTGTGTTACAGGGGCCTTTTGACCATAGGTAG
- the LOC124800902 gene encoding uncharacterized protein LOC124800902 isoform X1 has translation MVYGNLMKMSVPEYWTPFWTKVCPDTMLLQDFPDEILLEIFSRLPVKDIATCALYVCKRWKAVCRSSALWKGREYRLTDKKRKCEIVEVAKLIPHLTTLFVGTGTKFCVWFTGCNVLLSSGVDFEIIRDLVWSCNISNITVPRGLFSPDLFPKLLDDDKKLRYLTVKHDPMMYNTPGETLPLLLRQGSLSELKILHIHGARSITVDTVLQLCQHCPHLEELALHELSQASDHVLQNLQLCPKLRLLEITQSNSLRDLSFLKSCPNLLELDLTMCYSLQPSSFQHLLHLKKLKWFHMRHCRAIGLPLAAMAEYLVHLKIIDLFYSAGFSENELKKLQMIAPHIIVLQGPFDHR, from the coding sequence GTGTGCCCTGATACAATGCTGCTTCAGGACTTCCCTGATGAAATACTGCTTGAAATTTTCTCACGACTTCCAGTTAAAGATATAGCTACATGTGCTCTTTATGTTTGTAAACGCTGGAAAGCCGTGTGTAGGAGTTCAGCCCTCTGGAAAGGGCGAGAATATCGGTTAACAGACAAAAAAAGGAAATGTGAGATTGTGGAAGTAGCCAAACTTATTCCACACCTGACAACACTTTTTGTAGGGACAGGTACAAAATTCTGTGTTTGGTTTACTGGTTGCAATGTGCTTCTTTCATCAGGTGTTGATTTTGAAATAATTAGGGATTTAGTTTGGAGTTGTAATATTAGTAACATAACAGTTCCAAGAGGTCTCTTCAGTCCTGATTTGTTTCCAAAGCTGCTTGATGATGATAAGAAACTCAGATATTTAACTGTGAAACATGATCCAATGATGTATAACACTCCAGGTGAAACTCTACCACTTTTACTAAGACAGGGGTCACTGTCAGAGTTGAAAATACTTCACATACATGGTGCCCGAAGTATTACTGTTGACACTGTCCTTCAGTTGTGCCAGCACTGTCCCCATCTTGAAGAACTGGCGTTACATGAATTAAGTCAGGCCTCAGACCATGTGTTACAGAATTTACAACTGTGCCCTAAACTTCGCTTACTGGAAATCACACAGTCTAACTCACTTCGTgatctttcatttttaaaatcttgTCCAAACCTGTTGGAATTGGATCTTACTATGTGCTACTCTTTACAGCCCTCCTCTTTTCAGCATTTGCTACACCTGAAAAAGTTGAAATGGTTTCATATGAGGCACTGTAGAGCAATTGGTTTACCACTTGCTGCCATGGCTGAATATCTTGTTCACTTAAAGATTATTGACTTGTTTTATTCTGCTGGTTTTAgtgaaaatgaactgaaaaaacTACAGATGATAGCTCCACACATAATTGTGTTACAGGGGCCTTTTGACCATAGGTAG
- the LOC124800902 gene encoding uncharacterized protein LOC124800902 isoform X2, whose product MGNIQSGRLVWDSLLCSKVCPDTMLLQDFPDEILLEIFSRLPVKDIATCALYVCKRWKAVCRSSALWKGREYRLTDKKRKCEIVEVAKLIPHLTTLFVGTGTKFCVWFTGCNVLLSSGVDFEIIRDLVWSCNISNITVPRGLFSPDLFPKLLDDDKKLRYLTVKHDPMMYNTPGETLPLLLRQGSLSELKILHIHGARSITVDTVLQLCQHCPHLEELALHELSQASDHVLQNLQLCPKLRLLEITQSNSLRDLSFLKSCPNLLELDLTMCYSLQPSSFQHLLHLKKLKWFHMRHCRAIGLPLAAMAEYLVHLKIIDLFYSAGFSENELKKLQMIAPHIIVLQGPFDHR is encoded by the coding sequence GTGTGCCCTGATACAATGCTGCTTCAGGACTTCCCTGATGAAATACTGCTTGAAATTTTCTCACGACTTCCAGTTAAAGATATAGCTACATGTGCTCTTTATGTTTGTAAACGCTGGAAAGCCGTGTGTAGGAGTTCAGCCCTCTGGAAAGGGCGAGAATATCGGTTAACAGACAAAAAAAGGAAATGTGAGATTGTGGAAGTAGCCAAACTTATTCCACACCTGACAACACTTTTTGTAGGGACAGGTACAAAATTCTGTGTTTGGTTTACTGGTTGCAATGTGCTTCTTTCATCAGGTGTTGATTTTGAAATAATTAGGGATTTAGTTTGGAGTTGTAATATTAGTAACATAACAGTTCCAAGAGGTCTCTTCAGTCCTGATTTGTTTCCAAAGCTGCTTGATGATGATAAGAAACTCAGATATTTAACTGTGAAACATGATCCAATGATGTATAACACTCCAGGTGAAACTCTACCACTTTTACTAAGACAGGGGTCACTGTCAGAGTTGAAAATACTTCACATACATGGTGCCCGAAGTATTACTGTTGACACTGTCCTTCAGTTGTGCCAGCACTGTCCCCATCTTGAAGAACTGGCGTTACATGAATTAAGTCAGGCCTCAGACCATGTGTTACAGAATTTACAACTGTGCCCTAAACTTCGCTTACTGGAAATCACACAGTCTAACTCACTTCGTgatctttcatttttaaaatcttgTCCAAACCTGTTGGAATTGGATCTTACTATGTGCTACTCTTTACAGCCCTCCTCTTTTCAGCATTTGCTACACCTGAAAAAGTTGAAATGGTTTCATATGAGGCACTGTAGAGCAATTGGTTTACCACTTGCTGCCATGGCTGAATATCTTGTTCACTTAAAGATTATTGACTTGTTTTATTCTGCTGGTTTTAgtgaaaatgaactgaaaaaacTACAGATGATAGCTCCACACATAATTGTGTTACAGGGGCCTTTTGACCATAGGTAG